The Gloeomargarita lithophora Alchichica-D10 genomic sequence CGCCGTTTGGGTTTGTCCGTGGATTGGTCGCGGGAACGGTTTACGTTAGATGCGGGGCTGTCCCAGGCGGTCATTCATGCGTTTGTGGAATTATATCAAGCAGGGTTGATTTACCGGGGCAAGTATTTGGTGAATTGGTGTCCGGCCACCCAGTCGGCGGTGTCGGATTTAGAGGTGGAAACCCAGGAAGTTGACGGCTATCTCTGGCATTTTCGTTATCCTTTGGCGGAGGGCAATGGCTGGGTGGAAGTCGCCACCACCCGCCCGGAGACGATGTTGGGGGATACGGCGGTGGCAGTCAACCCTAAGGATTCCCGCTATCAGGATTTGATTGGCAAAAAAGTGATTTTACCCCTCGTGCAACGGGAAATTCCGATTATTAGCGATGAATGGGTTGACCCGGAATTTGGCACCGGTTGCGTGAAAGTTACCCCCGCCCACGACCCCAACGATTTTGCAATGGGTAAACGGCACAATTTACCGCTGATTAATCTCTTAAATCCCGATGGTTCCTTGAATGAAAACGCCGGGGAATTTTGCGGTCAAGACCGGTTTTTAGCGCGCAAAAATGTGGTCAAAGCGTTAGAAGCTCAAGGTTATTTAGTGCGGATAGAACCCTATCGCCATCCGGTGCCCTACAGTGACCGGGGGAAAGTCCCGGTTGAACCGTTATTATCCACCCAATGGTTTGTGAAAATCGCTCCCCTATCAGAGCAAACTCTCGCCGATTTCGACACCCACAATTCGCCGCAATTTATCCCCGAACGCTGGGGTAAAGTCTATCGAGATTGGTTAGTAAAATTAAACGACTGGTGTATTTCTCGACAGTTGTGGTGGGGTCATCGCATCCCCGCCTGGTATGTGGTGAGTGAGACTGGTAATACAATTACAGATACCACGCCATTTGTCGTTGCAGAAAATGAAACACAAGCGCAAAAACTCGCCCAAGCGCAATTTGGGCAAGATGTAACCTTAGCACAAGACCCGGATGTATTGGATACCTGGTTTTCCTCCGGTTTGTGGCCGTTTTCTACCTTGGGTTGGCCGGAAGAAACGGTTGATTTTCAGCGTTATTATCCCACAACGACCCTGGTGACCGGCTTTGATATTATCTTTTTCTGGGTCGCCCGGATGACCTTATTGGGGCGATATTTCACCGGAAAAATGCCCTTTGATTCGGTGTATATTCACGGGTTGGTGCGGGATGAAAACAATAAAAAAATGTCCAAATCCGCCGGGAATGGCATTGACCCCTTGGTTTTGATTGATAAATACGGGGTAGATGCCCTGCGGTTTGCTTTAGTCAAAGAAGTGGTGGGAGCCGGTCAAGATATTCGCCTGGATTATAACCGCAAAACCGATGAATCCGCCACGGTGGAAACCGCCCGTAATTTTGCCAATAAAATTTGGAATGCCGCCCGCTTTGTGTTGCTGAATTTAGCAGGCAAAACTCCCCCAGAATTACCCCCGATTGACTTGGCTTTAGCGGCATTGAGCGACCGTTGGATTTTATCTTGCCACCACCGTACCATTGCCCAGGTGAATCAGGAATTGCAAGCGTTTAACTTAGGCGAAGCGGCCAAACTTTTATACGAATATATTTGGGGGGATTTTTGCGATTGGTATATCGAACTGGCAAAATCCCGCCTCCAAGACCCCACCCATGCCGCCCGCCCGATTGCCCAGGGCATTTTGGCGCAGATTTTGGCGGATTTAACCCAATTGCTCCATCCCTTTATGCCCCACCTGACGGAAACCCTGTGGCACAGCCTGGTGCGACCGGCACCGGGGGCAAGTCTCGCCCGCCAACCCTATCCCCAGGCGGACGTTGGTTATATTGACCTGGATTTAGAAGCGGATTTTGGGTTGGTGATTCAGATCATTCGCACCATCCGCAATTTACGGGCGATTGCGGAGATCAAACCCGGTCTGACCGTAGCTGTAACCCTGCAAACGCCCTCGGCACGGGAGCAAGCCCTGATCGAGGCCAGCCAACGGTACATTTGTGATTTAGCCAAGGTGCAGACCTTGACCTGGGGCAAAGGGCGAGACTTCACAGCGCAACGGCAAACCCTGGTGGGGATCACGGGCACGGTGCAGGTGTTGTTGCCTTTGGCGGGGCTGGTGGATGTGGCGACCCTGCGGGCGAAAATTGAACGGGATATGCAAAAAATTCAAGCCCAGGCGGTGGGGTTATCGGCACGCTTGAATAATGCCAATTTCCTGGCCAAAGCCCCCCCGGAGGTCGTACAAACCAATCAAGCTCAATTGGACGAACTCACCCAACAGATGGAACTATTGCAGGCGCGGCTGGAACAATTGCAATAATTTTGTCCGGCTGGGGGTGGGATTGGGACGAGTCCAGGGGTTTGCAGATATTATTCTTTGCTATATTATGAAACGGCACTGATCGGGAACTCTGCCTTGCCTTCCACGTTTGACCCGCCGAAAATTGACGAGTTTTTGGCAGAACTTGCCGCCATCCAACAAACTGGCTCCAAACGCATTGCCCTGCTGGGTTCCCGGCACGTTCCCATTACCCATCAATATCTGATTGAATTATTAGCCTATGCCCTGGTATTGGCGGGCAATCGGGTGTTGACCTCCGGGGCGACCGGGGTGAATGCCGCCGTGATTCGGGGGGCGATGCGGGCTGACCCGAATTTATTGACGGTGATTTTGCCGCAAAGTTTAGCGAAACAACCACCGGAATCCCAAGAGCAATTGAAACAGGTGATGCACCTGGTCGAAAAACCGGAATATGATGATTTGTCCCTCGCTGAAGCCAGCACCCTTTGTAATAATGAGATTGTCGCTCGGTGTCAGCAGTTGGTGTGTTTTGCCTTTCACGATAGCCAAACGTTGATGGTGACCTGTCGGGAAGCGGAAGAACAACGCAAAATCGTGACTTTGTTTTATTTTGATTGAGGACACCTCTATAGCAATCCCACTCGATTAACGAACAGATATTCAGAAGAACCAAGTACGGGGGGTGCCCCCCTGCGACCGCTATTTTTAATTCAATTAGGATTGAGATATAGCAATCCCATCTGATTTGTAAACAGATATTCAGGAGAACTAAGTCCGGGGTGGCGCCCCTGCGACCTATTTTTAGCGGTGCCCTTCTGAATCTTGAGGTAACCGCCTGACGCTGATTAGCTATACAACAAATTCCGGGTAGCCACCAGAAAAATTTCAATGCTCTGTAGGTCGTCGTGGGTTTGTTGAATTTGATGCACCAAGGTCTGGATGGTGTCCCCGTCATTAGCCAACATCGCCTGACTGAGGGCATCAATTTCAGCCTTAATCAGCGGGTGCGGATCGCTCGCACTCTCCACTACCGACTCACTAAAAGCCGGAGTTTGAAACAGATGACCAATTTCCGCCCACAAGCCTTGGGGAGAAATCAAAGGAGGTAACGTCAATTCCCTGGAAGCCGGTACCGGCAACTCCGTCCTACTCGGTGGGGGAACCTCCGGCCAATCAAACAAAGCCACTTCGCTCGTAGGCAGGGGGGGGGGCGGCGACTCGTCCAGGTCAAAGTTAAGAACGCCGGTTTCAGCAGGGAGTGGCTCTGCCGGAGATGGCTCTGCAAAGAAAGCATCCAAGTCGCCCCCCATCTCCAGCGGCGGCTCCGCCGGGGTCAACCAGCTTTCTAAATCGGTGATGTCCAGGCCGAAATCATTTGGGGATGGGAGTTCCGCCATGCTAGGTGAGGAGAAGGGAGAGCGAAAAAACTATCTTTAGGATAGCGAATCCACCCTACGCCTGGGAACCATCTGTATCTCATCTTTAGATTTCACGAATGCAGTACGCGCTCCCCCTAAAATCAGAGCATAAAACCCCACTTTAGAGGTAACTAATGTTGACCCAATCATCTTTGCCTGAACTGCAACGGGATTGTCTTACCCCCTCGCGGCATGTGTTGGAGCAATGTCAGAGTTTTGGTGCCCAGGCGCAGGATTTAAGTGCCCTGATGAGTCGTATTGGGCTGGCGGGAAAACTAATTGCCCGCCGTTTGAGTCGGGCGGGTTTGATGGAAAACGTCCTCGGTTTTGCCGGAAATACCAATGTCCAGGGGGAAGCGGTCAAAAAAATGGACGTATTTGCCAACCAGGTATTTATCTCGGTGTTTGAAAAAAGTGGCTTGGTGTGTCGTCTGGCTTCAGAGGAAATGGCAGAACCCTATTACATCCCGGAAAATTGTCCCATTGGTCGTTATACCTTGCTGTATGACCCGATTGATGGCTCCAGCAATATTGATGTGAATTTGAATGTGGGTTCAATTTTTTCCGTGCGGGTACAACAGGGGGAAGACCAGGAACAAACGGGTGCGGATTTACTCCAGAATGGCCGTCAACAAATCCTGGCGGGTTATATTCTCTATGGCCCGGCCACGGTACTGGTTTATTCCTTGGGCAAGGGCGTACATCTTTTCACCTTAGACCCCAGTTTAGGGGAATTTATTCTTGCCCAGGAGTATGTGCAAATTCCTGAACATGGGCCAGTTTATAGCACCAATGAGGGCAATTTTTGGCAGTGGGAAGACTCGATTCGGGACTATGTGCGTTATGTCCATCGCCACGAAGGTTATACGGCTCGTTATAGCGGGGCATTGGTGGGGGATTTTCACCGAATTTTGCTTGAAGGGGGGGTATTTCTCTACCCCGGCACCCGCAAAAAACCCGAAGGAAAATTACGTTTGTTGTATGAAACTGCGCCCCTGGCTTTCATTGCTGAACAGGCGAATGGACGGGCTTCCACGGGTACGGAACCTATATTAGACTTGGTACCAACCTCATTACATCAACGGAGTCCAATTATTGTGGGCAGTCGTGAAGATGTGGCATTAGTGGAATCCTTTATCCAAAACCCCCGGGAATTATGACCCCAGTGGAACTATCGGTGCAACCGGAAGTGTGCGGTACTTCCCACCATCCTACCCCAACCGAGGTTGCTATTTTAGACACGCCCACGGCGCAACGGATGGCGCATTGGTTGGGTTTTTTGGCCGACCCAAATCGCTTGCGAATTTTATCTATCCTAGCGGCCAAACCCCATTGTGTCGGAGATTTAGTGAATTTACTCCAGATGAGTCAGTCGGCGGTTTCCCATCAGTTACGGGCACTGCGGGTGATGGGGTTGGTGCAGGGACACCGTTGCGGACGACATATCATTTATGAACTCCATGATGACCATGTATTAACCATTTATGAAACCGTCTTGGCGCATTTGCAGGAATTAGATGGATTGTAGGTAGGTATCATATCCGTTACGATTTGCAAATCCGTGGTGGGACGGACGGGGGAGGTATCCCTGCGACCTATTTTTAGAAGTGTCCTGAAGTGAATTTCTATGCCTTAATTTTTCCCATCCACCACTGCCCTAGTTGGGCATGATCCATTTCCAGACTTTTTTGCAATGCCTCAAAAACCACTGCCATTGCTAAACCCTCTAATACTAAAGATTCCCCAATTCTACGGCTACCCAAATTTTCATCAATGGCAAAGGCAAAAATTTCTAGTTGTTGTGCATCAATCACCCAATACTCCCGCACCTGCATTTCTTCGTATAGCAGTCGCTTCATTCCCAGATCATCAGCCAAAGAGGAATCGGCAATTTCTATCACCAAGTCGGGGGGAGCATATTGGTCTAAATTGGCGATCTCCCTGCCGATGGGTGCTGAAGTTACCGAATCCCCAAGGTAAAAAGAACTATCGGGTTGACACTCACGCAATCCCTGTTTGCGGTAACTAGCATTGGTCAATCCACGAAATGGAACCCCACGCACAATGCAATATAGTTCCACCAGCAGGGAAATAATCAAATTGATAACAGCATGATTGGCACCTACACCCATGATGAATTGATACGCTCCCCTCAAGTAATAGGCTTTAGCTTTTTGATATTCTGGTTTTTGACACAGCGAAGTAAATGCCTCCCAAGAGCCGATTTGCCAAACCTTCGGACTAGAACATTCCGTTGTTTGTTGAGTTATATTTTGAGGAGAGATAGTCATAATCCTGTTCCTAAATATTTTACCTTTTGTTGTAATTCTTTTACTGCGGCCACTTCATCCTCCCGCACAGTTATGAGAAATTCATAGAGCCATGTTTTAGGAACCTTGGGAAAAGTAGGGCTATATTCTTGCTCTTGATATTGACCATCAATTAACTGATAGATTTGCCATACTTTGCCATCATAACGCCAAAGCTCAGACACACCAAACGCTTCATAAAGTTTTAGCTTGTTAATATCTGTGTGCGTAATATCTACCTCCACAACCAAATCTGGCGGTGGATCACTAGATAAATTGACATCTCGGCCTTTAACCAAAGGTTGATTCTGAATGTAGTAGGCATTATCAGGTTCCGCACCACGTCCTAAGTCTTCACGACTTAAGGTAGTTGATCCCATTGTTTTGATATTTAACTCCAGTTCAATAACCAGAATTCGTATAAATGTCTCAAACATTGCACTGATAAATTCATGTATTTCTAAGGGCATGATCATCTCCAATATATTGCCATCGAAATTGATCTTCACTGGGCGATCACCCAACAGCCTACTCAGTTCTTGATAGGTTTGCCACGTTACGTTATGCAATGTCAAACGCTTCTCAGCAATCGGTGGTTGAATGGGTTCTACGATCAATGTTTGAGTCATTTTAATGCCTGCTTTTAGGTTAATTGTGATATTTGTCCCCGGCCAAGACTCCCAATAGAATAGACACCAACTCCACAATGCCATTGGGAACCCGATATAAATTCAGGTCTTGATAGATGGCATTGCCTTTTAGCTTAGCAAATTGCCAAATTGTCCCCGTTGTCAATACACCATAGCAATCTCCTAGTTCGCTCATCTCGACAGCAAGCTGAGTAAATCCCCTTGTTAGATCATTCAGATAATCCACGCTTCCCTGACCTCGTTTTCCAGAGATAGGATATTCGATGAGTAGCTTTAGATTTAAGAGTTCAACAATGGCAAAAAGGATCGGTGAAATAAGTGTCTCCCGCCGGGCTTGTTCGGTGGTCAAAGGGGTTAATTGGATACGTTTTTCGAGAGAAGAACGCAGTTCAGCAATGCGAGGTAAAATCGTATTTTGGGTGGGGAATGTCAGCGTATTGATGTGCAAGGTATAACCCAATTCTGCCAAGATTTTCTCCGGTGGCTGGGGAAGCTCACAAAATTGACTAAACAAATAGGTCTTGTCTTTCTCTAAAATTGCCATATCTATCTTCCTGGCGACAATGGAAACACCTGAATTGCTCCCTGGCTTCTGAGTTCATCAACAAATCTCTTGCGCGGGTCTTGCGTTGCTCCGAATACCGTGACTACTTGATAATTTTTATCTTCTACATTGGCAATCCAAATAGGGGAGGGCTTCGCTGTTGAGCCGCACAAGAAACGATCGTAGCTTCCGTTAGTCTTAAACATGCGATCATGCAAAACGGCTAAGGCATGGCTTTTGTTGCCTTGAGAATCTCCCTGAAAGATCAAAATTCGGCAGTGTTGATCAGCAACTTCTACCCAGGGATTGTCGTTTGGTGGAGAAACTTCTAGTAAGTTGCAGTTGTTAATGGAAATAGTCGTCAGTGTAGCCAAGTTTTGATAAAAAGATGTAAGTCTTTGTTGAAAGAATCGCACAAATTCTTGGGGATAATCCGGGACTTGCCAAAAATCTTCATCGTTGAAAGGCATGAGATCGCAACCACGAATTCTTGGATTCCCCTGTCGCTCATAGTAAGGACGACGCGCACCTTGTCCAACGCCTCCCAAACGAAACATAAGCCAACACAGGTCTTTACAGAAAGTCTTGAAAGAATTTTCTTGAAATTCCGGCAGAGAGTTTGTAGTGAATAAACGTAATATCCCACTTTGTTTTTTGCGATTGTTTGTTGGGGAATCGATTTCCTTAACACGAACACATAACCATCCCCAAGTTGGCTCTGGCTCAATTCCTCCAAAAATCTGTACCTCAAGCGTCCTGACTTGGTGAGAAGGCAAAACACCACGCGCAAAGATGCGAAACCAATAGCGCATCATATTTTTGAATGCGACTGGACGGACTTCGGCAATAGACTTATTGTCATACCTATTTTTATCTGCTCTCCAAGTAACTGTTTGCCGCCCGTGAATCAACTGTCCTTCCAATTCAAAATTCAGCCGTAAAAATTCATGAGGATTATTTTGTTGTTGACCAGATAACAATCGCCCATAACCTGAATTAGTTTGCGAACCAATCCCTTGACCTAGACCTTTGATTAGCCATTTTTTAACCATTGCTAATATCTCATCCGTACAATTAGTTCCTTTGCGAATGCCAATTAAAAATTTTACTTGCTTCAGGGAAAAAAATACATTGGGATTAGGGCTATATTTCAAGTTATCATCATCCCAACTCCAGATACTATTAGCAATATCTACTGCCAGACCACCAGAGTTTGATTCATTTGTGACTATAGGATAAGCATCAAAAAAGATAACCTTTCCGGTTTTATGTTTATCTTCAGCGTCTAAATCACCTAAATACTTAGCCATTTCCTTTTTAGCTTGGGAGCGGGACATCCCTTGTTCCATAAATTCACGAATTCCCTGTGCTCGTGCGACTCCCCGCAGCGTACTCGATGGAATATAGGGCATTCCCAACGCATCAAAAGCCGGTAATAACATACTCTCTGGACCTTTAGTTCCCCCAACTCGAATCCGCCACGGGCAAGTCACTATAAATGTATTACTATTTCCCGCAATCAAACAAGTACGGACATTCATTTGGTTTAGTCTTTCAGTATAGTTTGCCTGAGTTTCAGCTTTACTCACCAATTGAACTTGTGTTCCTTCTTTATGTTGAATAGAAGGTGCCCTCATCCAGCGTAAGTATTCAACGAAGCTGGCCGTTTTATGGGGCTGGGGATTGGGGTCAGATGGGTGTCCTAACCACGGTGACGGTTCAGGGTTATTAGGAGCAGGATTATTACCACCACCTCCCTGACCACCGCCACGATTATTACCTTGATTACCGCCACTACGATTAGCTGGCTGTTGGGGACGATTATTATTTGTGGGTGGTTGATTTGGTCGCTGCGGACGTTGTAAATAGGGATTGGTCATTTCATTACCTCTTGGATTATGGTTCTTAAATTCACTTCAGCTTGAATTTCGTCTTCTCTCGCCTCGTCTAAAAAACGATAGATAATATCCTTTGTTAATTTTGGAAATGAGGGACTAATTTCAACTTCTTCATAAGCATTTTTTTGCAGGGTATAGAATTTTATTTTTTCTCCATCAAACTGCCAAAACTCAGGAATGTTCATTGAGCTATAAAGTGCTAATTTATTGATTTTACTTGGAGAAATATCCACTTCTACCACTAAATCTGGAGGCGGATCAGTCATGAAATTAACCCTACGCCCCTTTACTTTGGGTTGATTCGCCAAGTAATAGGCATTATCCGGCTCTGCGCCCCGGTCTAAATTGGGGTAGTCGAGACGAGATGATCCCATAGTTTTGAGTTTTTGACCCATTTCTGAAACAAGACAGACAATTAAACGTTCAATCATCCGCACAAAAAACTCGTGGGTTTCAAAGGGCATAGAAATCTCCAATGTACCTCGGTCATAGACCAATCGAGTTGCACGAGTTTCACCAATTGCCTCGTGAATCTTGAGATAGCCATCCCAAGGAATATCCTGTAACAAAACCCGCTGTTCTAAAATCAAGTCACTAATTTTATGAACTGAAGATATAACCATAATCAATCCTCTCCCCTCACATCATGGTAAATGGCACTCACCCAAAAGCTAAATTCACGGGCAATTTCTAAGCCAAGACCAGTCAGGCCAAGGTACTCATCAGCATTCAAGGTTTTCAAAGCATCCAAACTTAAATCTTCCTTTCCTGAAATCTCTTTCAAACACTCAAAAAACTTCTTCACGGGGTCTTCTCGACCATCTTTAAGAATGGTTTCTTCTGCTTTCAAACGCATCAAACCCCAGGTGGAAAGATAGGTGTAAAGCTCCTGAGCCATGCTTTTTTGTTTTTTGAGCTTGGCTTGATCAGTTGTGTCAGTTTTGAGGGTATTCAACTTTTCATAAACAGGCGTTCCTAGAGTGCGTGGATCGAATGTCATAGCTTCATTTTTTGGTTGAGGTGGGTGAGCAATAGGGGCAACAGGCACCGAAGAAACTACAGAGGTTGATGGTGGATTTGGTTTAGGAAATTGAGAATTGGGTCTATTCTTCTTAGACATTAGGATTCCTCCGAAGATAGGGATAACTGCTGGTTGAACCACAAAGCCGCTGAAATATTCGAGCCGCTTTTCATCTGTTCTATCGCTTGAGATAAAAGAGCCTCAGTAAAACCTGTTACTATCTGAGAACTTTCAGTCCTTAAGTATCTCTGATCTTGCAAAATAAAGATAAATACTTGAGTACCCTGGGCATCAATCACCCAATACTCAGGGATACCTAGTGCGGCATAAAGGTACTTCTTTTGATCCAAATCGGAATCTAAAGTAGTATCAGCAACTTCGATCACTAGATTGGGTGAACGCTGTTGGTCAAGATTGATTTTTCTTGATTCTCCTTTTCGATATTGGGGTAAATCTTCTCCTAAGTACAAGGCAATATCAGGAGCGGCGGCTTGTTGGCTCTCTTTTTCCATCAGACAACTTCCCAAAATTTTAGATTTAATTTCAGGGTGAGCCATTAGCCACATCACTAAAATCGCCGATAGAAGTTCACGCACTTCTGAATGTAAAATTCCTTCCCAGCCCATATTTTCTACCAAAAGTTGATGGTTGTGAAAAAACAATTGCATCCGGTCAATAGAGGGGTCATCTCGGAGTTTTTCGTAGTCCTGCCAAGTAGCGGGATGCCATTGGGATTGAATCATATTAGGTTTATCTACAGAGATCATCATTGGCGTTCCCCCTGTTGCAATTGTTGTGAAAACCAAGCGGCGGCTTCCACATTGGAAATAGATACTTTTTCAAGGGTTTGATTTAGTAAATTTATCGGAAGCCCTGCTAAAATTTGGGAAGTTTCTATTTGTAAATAAATTCCTGTTTCCGAACGATAAAAAGCAAAAACTCGTTTGCCCTTAATATCAATTACCCAATACTCTGGAATTCCTAATTTGGCATATATATCAGCTTTTTCTCGCATATCTATAGCCAGAGTTGTATCAGAAACCTCTCCGACTAAATCTGGAACTCGACATTGATTCAAATCAATGTAACGTCGTTCACCTTCCTGATAGATAGGTGCATCCTCACCCACATAAACAATTAGGTCAGGAGCGGCGGCTTGTTTATCTTTCTTTTCTAGTAAACACCCACCCATAAGCGTTGCGGTTTGTTCTGA encodes the following:
- a CDS encoding valine--tRNA ligase, whose amino-acid sequence is MTELPSQYPPHATEARWQAYWEEHQVFVADPNTPGEPYCIVIPPPNVTGSLHMGHAFEHTLIDVLVRYHRMLGRNTLWLPGTDHASIAVSTLLEKELQAEGKTRQDLERSAYLERAWQWKQQSGGTIGGQIRRLGLSVDWSRERFTLDAGLSQAVIHAFVELYQAGLIYRGKYLVNWCPATQSAVSDLEVETQEVDGYLWHFRYPLAEGNGWVEVATTRPETMLGDTAVAVNPKDSRYQDLIGKKVILPLVQREIPIISDEWVDPEFGTGCVKVTPAHDPNDFAMGKRHNLPLINLLNPDGSLNENAGEFCGQDRFLARKNVVKALEAQGYLVRIEPYRHPVPYSDRGKVPVEPLLSTQWFVKIAPLSEQTLADFDTHNSPQFIPERWGKVYRDWLVKLNDWCISRQLWWGHRIPAWYVVSETGNTITDTTPFVVAENETQAQKLAQAQFGQDVTLAQDPDVLDTWFSSGLWPFSTLGWPEETVDFQRYYPTTTLVTGFDIIFFWVARMTLLGRYFTGKMPFDSVYIHGLVRDENNKKMSKSAGNGIDPLVLIDKYGVDALRFALVKEVVGAGQDIRLDYNRKTDESATVETARNFANKIWNAARFVLLNLAGKTPPELPPIDLALAALSDRWILSCHHRTIAQVNQELQAFNLGEAAKLLYEYIWGDFCDWYIELAKSRLQDPTHAARPIAQGILAQILADLTQLLHPFMPHLTETLWHSLVRPAPGASLARQPYPQADVGYIDLDLEADFGLVIQIIRTIRNLRAIAEIKPGLTVAVTLQTPSAREQALIEASQRYICDLAKVQTLTWGKGRDFTAQRQTLVGITGTVQVLLPLAGLVDVATLRAKIERDMQKIQAQAVGLSARLNNANFLAKAPPEVVQTNQAQLDELTQQMELLQARLEQLQ
- a CDS encoding DNA recombination-mediator protein A, which produces MPSTFDPPKIDEFLAELAAIQQTGSKRIALLGSRHVPITHQYLIELLAYALVLAGNRVLTSGATGVNAAVIRGAMRADPNLLTVILPQSLAKQPPESQEQLKQVMHLVEKPEYDDLSLAEASTLCNNEIVARCQQLVCFAFHDSQTLMVTCREAEEQRKIVTLFYFD
- the fbp gene encoding class 1 fructose-bisphosphatase, coding for MLTQSSLPELQRDCLTPSRHVLEQCQSFGAQAQDLSALMSRIGLAGKLIARRLSRAGLMENVLGFAGNTNVQGEAVKKMDVFANQVFISVFEKSGLVCRLASEEMAEPYYIPENCPIGRYTLLYDPIDGSSNIDVNLNVGSIFSVRVQQGEDQEQTGADLLQNGRQQILAGYILYGPATVLVYSLGKGVHLFTLDPSLGEFILAQEYVQIPEHGPVYSTNEGNFWQWEDSIRDYVRYVHRHEGYTARYSGALVGDFHRILLEGGVFLYPGTRKKPEGKLRLLYETAPLAFIAEQANGRASTGTEPILDLVPTSLHQRSPIIVGSREDVALVESFIQNPREL
- a CDS encoding ArsR/SmtB family transcription factor, producing MTPVELSVQPEVCGTSHHPTPTEVAILDTPTAQRMAHWLGFLADPNRLRILSILAAKPHCVGDLVNLLQMSQSAVSHQLRALRVMGLVQGHRCGRHIIYELHDDHVLTIYETVLAHLQELDGL
- a CDS encoding Uma2 family endonuclease — protein: MTISPQNITQQTTECSSPKVWQIGSWEAFTSLCQKPEYQKAKAYYLRGAYQFIMGVGANHAVINLIISLLVELYCIVRGVPFRGLTNASYRKQGLRECQPDSSFYLGDSVTSAPIGREIANLDQYAPPDLVIEIADSSLADDLGMKRLLYEEMQVREYWVIDAQQLEIFAFAIDENLGSRRIGESLVLEGLAMAVVFEALQKSLEMDHAQLGQWWMGKIKA
- a CDS encoding Uma2 family endonuclease; this translates as MTQTLIVEPIQPPIAEKRLTLHNVTWQTYQELSRLLGDRPVKINFDGNILEMIMPLEIHEFISAMFETFIRILVIELELNIKTMGSTTLSREDLGRGAEPDNAYYIQNQPLVKGRDVNLSSDPPPDLVVEVDITHTDINKLKLYEAFGVSELWRYDGKVWQIYQLIDGQYQEQEYSPTFPKVPKTWLYEFLITVREDEVAAVKELQQKVKYLGTGL
- the cmr6 gene encoding type III-B CRISPR module RAMP protein Cmr6 encodes the protein MTNPYLQRPQRPNQPPTNNNRPQQPANRSGGNQGNNRGGGQGGGGNNPAPNNPEPSPWLGHPSDPNPQPHKTASFVEYLRWMRAPSIQHKEGTQVQLVSKAETQANYTERLNQMNVRTCLIAGNSNTFIVTCPWRIRVGGTKGPESMLLPAFDALGMPYIPSSTLRGVARAQGIREFMEQGMSRSQAKKEMAKYLGDLDAEDKHKTGKVIFFDAYPIVTNESNSGGLAVDIANSIWSWDDDNLKYSPNPNVFFSLKQVKFLIGIRKGTNCTDEILAMVKKWLIKGLGQGIGSQTNSGYGRLLSGQQQNNPHEFLRLNFELEGQLIHGRQTVTWRADKNRYDNKSIAEVRPVAFKNMMRYWFRIFARGVLPSHQVRTLEVQIFGGIEPEPTWGWLCVRVKEIDSPTNNRKKQSGILRLFTTNSLPEFQENSFKTFCKDLCWLMFRLGGVGQGARRPYYERQGNPRIRGCDLMPFNDEDFWQVPDYPQEFVRFFQQRLTSFYQNLATLTTISINNCNLLEVSPPNDNPWVEVADQHCRILIFQGDSQGNKSHALAVLHDRMFKTNGSYDRFLCGSTAKPSPIWIANVEDKNYQVVTVFGATQDPRKRFVDELRSQGAIQVFPLSPGR
- a CDS encoding Uma2 family endonuclease — translated: MVISSVHKISDLILEQRVLLQDIPWDGYLKIHEAIGETRATRLVYDRGTLEISMPFETHEFFVRMIERLIVCLVSEMGQKLKTMGSSRLDYPNLDRGAEPDNAYYLANQPKVKGRRVNFMTDPPPDLVVEVDISPSKINKLALYSSMNIPEFWQFDGEKIKFYTLQKNAYEEVEISPSFPKLTKDIIYRFLDEAREDEIQAEVNLRTIIQEVMK
- a CDS encoding Uma2 family endonuclease: MMISVDKPNMIQSQWHPATWQDYEKLRDDPSIDRMQLFFHNHQLLVENMGWEGILHSEVRELLSAILVMWLMAHPEIKSKILGSCLMEKESQQAAAPDIALYLGEDLPQYRKGESRKINLDQQRSPNLVIEVADTTLDSDLDQKKYLYAALGIPEYWVIDAQGTQVFIFILQDQRYLRTESSQIVTGFTEALLSQAIEQMKSGSNISAALWFNQQLSLSSEES
- a CDS encoding Uma2 family endonuclease; the protein is MTVSLDKQQTAQYSQWYPATWQDYEKLRDVESFERAQLFFHDHQLLVENMGWEGINHAKVRELFSMIFYLWFSQFSEQTATLMGGCLLEKKDKQAAAPDLIVYVGEDAPIYQEGERRYIDLNQCRVPDLVGEVSDTTLAIDMREKADIYAKLGIPEYWVIDIKGKRVFAFYRSETGIYLQIETSQILAGLPINLLNQTLEKVSISNVEAAAWFSQQLQQGERQ